One stretch of Ipomoea triloba cultivar NCNSP0323 chromosome 8, ASM357664v1 DNA includes these proteins:
- the LOC116027160 gene encoding protein IQ-DOMAIN 14-like isoform X1, which translates to MPLLYSQSVSMVRKLGANSWLTALKRMFRYPSKDSNSGRKNRQCKRDEEEEKQKREKGRRWLFSKAAADENSVETAGVEIISRTPPPSRRLLCAATVIQTAFRCYLAKRALVALKGIVKLQALIRGQNVRRQARITLKCMQALFRVQERMREQCARISQDSTRKSMFSDSWESKYIRERKSIFRDHCSVSDAWRECPPTLQELEVMLQAQKAAFMRERCPSQSCVLMFPECFKAWSSDTDVVDGEEREKTPLKQGKSRASALPRRNPVKSGEINVRIRSLQNKSASSVQAPATPSPAKPKPVQLRPTTSPGNLEKSQSTANTPRLCPTNRSASFAPRYSVSGISPGYMAATESAKARLRSQSAPRQRPATPAKRCLSYSVSKNGEEEGMEKRLDYWCNAESVGGEISPCSTGNSRWWSRR; encoded by the exons ATGCCTTTGTTGTACTCGCAATCTGTTTCCATGGTGAGAAAGCTAGGAGCAAATTCATGGCTGACAGCTCTGAAGAGGATGTTCAGGTATCCAAGCAAAGACAGCAACTCCGGTAGAAAGAACCGACAGTGCAAGCGGGacgaggaagaagaaaag cagaaaagagagaagggAAGAAGATGGCTGTTCAGCAAGGCCGCCGCCGATGAAAATAGTGTTGAAACCGCCGGAGTGGAGATCATCAGCCGTACGCCGCCGCCTTCTAGAAGGTTGCTCTGCGCGGCGACGGTTATTCAAACGGCTTTCAGATGCTATCTG GCGAAGAGAGCTCTGGTGGCTCTGAAGGGGATTGTGAAGCTTCAAGCTTTGATAAGGGGACAGAACGTTCGACGACAAGCTCGGATAACGTTAAAATGCATGCAGGCTCTGTTCCGAGTGCAGGAAAGGATGAGGGAACAGTGTGCTCGGATTTCGCAGGATTCTACCCGGAAATCCATGTTTTCTGACTCCTGGGAATCTAAGTATATCCGAGAAAGAAAGTCAATT TTCAGAGATCATTGTTCAGTTAGTGATGCTTGGAGGGAATGCCCGCCAACGCTTCAAGAACTTGAAGTAATGTTACAAGCCCAAAAGGCTGCTtttatgcgagaaagatgcccCTCTCAG AGTTGTGTACTAATGTTTCCAGAATGTTTCAAGGCATGGAGTTCAGACACGGATGTTGTTGAcggagaagaaagagaaaaaacgCCATTAAAACAGGGGAAAAGCAGAGCTTCGGCGCTTCCGAGAAGAAATCCTGTAAAGTCCGGCGAAATCAACGTCAGAATTAGATCACTACAGAACAAGTCAGCTTCTTCCGTTCAAGCGCCGGCGACCCCTTCTCCGGCGAAACCCAAGCCAGTGCAACTGCGGCCAACAACGAGCCCAGGAAACCTCGAGAAGAGCCAATCAACGGCGAACACTCCCCGCCTTTGTCCCACAAACCGATCAGCCAGTTTCGCCCCGCGGTACAGCGTATCTGGAATATCGCCGGGATATATGGCGGCCACGGAGTCGGCAAAAGCGCGTCTCCGATCACAGAGCGCGCCCCGGCAGAGGCCCGCCACGCCGGCGAAGAGATGTTTATCTTACTCCGTCTCCAAGAACGGTGAAGAAGAAGGGATGGAGAAACGGTTGGATTACTGGTGCAATGCAGAGAGCGTTGGTGGGGAGATTTCGCCATGTTCAACCGGCAATTCAAGATGGTGGTCGAGAAGATGA
- the LOC116027160 gene encoding protein IQ-DOMAIN 14-like isoform X3: protein MPLLYSQSVSMVRKLGANSWLTALKRMFRYPSKDSNSGRKNRQCKRDEEEEKQKREKGRRWLFSKAAADENSVETAGVEIISRTPPPSRRLLCAATVIQTAFRCYLAKRALVALKGIVKLQALIRGQNVRRQARITLKCMQALFRVQERMREQCARISQDSTRKSMFSDSWESKYIRERKSIFRDHCSVSDAWRECPPTLQELEVMLQAQKAAFMRERCPSQAWSSDTDVVDGEEREKTPLKQGKSRASALPRRNPVKSGEINVRIRSLQNKSASSVQAPATPSPAKPKPVQLRPTTSPGNLEKSQSTANTPRLCPTNRSASFAPRYSVSGISPGYMAATESAKARLRSQSAPRQRPATPAKRCLSYSVSKNGEEEGMEKRLDYWCNAESVGGEISPCSTGNSRWWSRR, encoded by the exons ATGCCTTTGTTGTACTCGCAATCTGTTTCCATGGTGAGAAAGCTAGGAGCAAATTCATGGCTGACAGCTCTGAAGAGGATGTTCAGGTATCCAAGCAAAGACAGCAACTCCGGTAGAAAGAACCGACAGTGCAAGCGGGacgaggaagaagaaaag cagaaaagagagaagggAAGAAGATGGCTGTTCAGCAAGGCCGCCGCCGATGAAAATAGTGTTGAAACCGCCGGAGTGGAGATCATCAGCCGTACGCCGCCGCCTTCTAGAAGGTTGCTCTGCGCGGCGACGGTTATTCAAACGGCTTTCAGATGCTATCTG GCGAAGAGAGCTCTGGTGGCTCTGAAGGGGATTGTGAAGCTTCAAGCTTTGATAAGGGGACAGAACGTTCGACGACAAGCTCGGATAACGTTAAAATGCATGCAGGCTCTGTTCCGAGTGCAGGAAAGGATGAGGGAACAGTGTGCTCGGATTTCGCAGGATTCTACCCGGAAATCCATGTTTTCTGACTCCTGGGAATCTAAGTATATCCGAGAAAGAAAGTCAATT TTCAGAGATCATTGTTCAGTTAGTGATGCTTGGAGGGAATGCCCGCCAACGCTTCAAGAACTTGAAGTAATGTTACAAGCCCAAAAGGCTGCTtttatgcgagaaagatgcccCTCTCAG GCATGGAGTTCAGACACGGATGTTGTTGAcggagaagaaagagaaaaaacgCCATTAAAACAGGGGAAAAGCAGAGCTTCGGCGCTTCCGAGAAGAAATCCTGTAAAGTCCGGCGAAATCAACGTCAGAATTAGATCACTACAGAACAAGTCAGCTTCTTCCGTTCAAGCGCCGGCGACCCCTTCTCCGGCGAAACCCAAGCCAGTGCAACTGCGGCCAACAACGAGCCCAGGAAACCTCGAGAAGAGCCAATCAACGGCGAACACTCCCCGCCTTTGTCCCACAAACCGATCAGCCAGTTTCGCCCCGCGGTACAGCGTATCTGGAATATCGCCGGGATATATGGCGGCCACGGAGTCGGCAAAAGCGCGTCTCCGATCACAGAGCGCGCCCCGGCAGAGGCCCGCCACGCCGGCGAAGAGATGTTTATCTTACTCCGTCTCCAAGAACGGTGAAGAAGAAGGGATGGAGAAACGGTTGGATTACTGGTGCAATGCAGAGAGCGTTGGTGGGGAGATTTCGCCATGTTCAACCGGCAATTCAAGATGGTGGTCGAGAAGATGA
- the LOC116027160 gene encoding protein IQ-DOMAIN 14-like isoform X2 → MPLLYSQSVSMVRKLGANSWLTALKRMFRYPSKDSNSGRKNRQCKRDEEEEKKREKGRRWLFSKAAADENSVETAGVEIISRTPPPSRRLLCAATVIQTAFRCYLAKRALVALKGIVKLQALIRGQNVRRQARITLKCMQALFRVQERMREQCARISQDSTRKSMFSDSWESKYIRERKSIFRDHCSVSDAWRECPPTLQELEVMLQAQKAAFMRERCPSQSCVLMFPECFKAWSSDTDVVDGEEREKTPLKQGKSRASALPRRNPVKSGEINVRIRSLQNKSASSVQAPATPSPAKPKPVQLRPTTSPGNLEKSQSTANTPRLCPTNRSASFAPRYSVSGISPGYMAATESAKARLRSQSAPRQRPATPAKRCLSYSVSKNGEEEGMEKRLDYWCNAESVGGEISPCSTGNSRWWSRR, encoded by the exons ATGCCTTTGTTGTACTCGCAATCTGTTTCCATGGTGAGAAAGCTAGGAGCAAATTCATGGCTGACAGCTCTGAAGAGGATGTTCAGGTATCCAAGCAAAGACAGCAACTCCGGTAGAAAGAACCGACAGTGCAAGCGGGacgaggaagaagaaaag aaaagagagaagggAAGAAGATGGCTGTTCAGCAAGGCCGCCGCCGATGAAAATAGTGTTGAAACCGCCGGAGTGGAGATCATCAGCCGTACGCCGCCGCCTTCTAGAAGGTTGCTCTGCGCGGCGACGGTTATTCAAACGGCTTTCAGATGCTATCTG GCGAAGAGAGCTCTGGTGGCTCTGAAGGGGATTGTGAAGCTTCAAGCTTTGATAAGGGGACAGAACGTTCGACGACAAGCTCGGATAACGTTAAAATGCATGCAGGCTCTGTTCCGAGTGCAGGAAAGGATGAGGGAACAGTGTGCTCGGATTTCGCAGGATTCTACCCGGAAATCCATGTTTTCTGACTCCTGGGAATCTAAGTATATCCGAGAAAGAAAGTCAATT TTCAGAGATCATTGTTCAGTTAGTGATGCTTGGAGGGAATGCCCGCCAACGCTTCAAGAACTTGAAGTAATGTTACAAGCCCAAAAGGCTGCTtttatgcgagaaagatgcccCTCTCAG AGTTGTGTACTAATGTTTCCAGAATGTTTCAAGGCATGGAGTTCAGACACGGATGTTGTTGAcggagaagaaagagaaaaaacgCCATTAAAACAGGGGAAAAGCAGAGCTTCGGCGCTTCCGAGAAGAAATCCTGTAAAGTCCGGCGAAATCAACGTCAGAATTAGATCACTACAGAACAAGTCAGCTTCTTCCGTTCAAGCGCCGGCGACCCCTTCTCCGGCGAAACCCAAGCCAGTGCAACTGCGGCCAACAACGAGCCCAGGAAACCTCGAGAAGAGCCAATCAACGGCGAACACTCCCCGCCTTTGTCCCACAAACCGATCAGCCAGTTTCGCCCCGCGGTACAGCGTATCTGGAATATCGCCGGGATATATGGCGGCCACGGAGTCGGCAAAAGCGCGTCTCCGATCACAGAGCGCGCCCCGGCAGAGGCCCGCCACGCCGGCGAAGAGATGTTTATCTTACTCCGTCTCCAAGAACGGTGAAGAAGAAGGGATGGAGAAACGGTTGGATTACTGGTGCAATGCAGAGAGCGTTGGTGGGGAGATTTCGCCATGTTCAACCGGCAATTCAAGATGGTGGTCGAGAAGATGA